A stretch of DNA from Ovis aries strain OAR_USU_Benz2616 breed Rambouillet chromosome 17, ARS-UI_Ramb_v3.0, whole genome shotgun sequence:
TGAGCTCCTGCGTGTGGGCATTCTGAGTCTCAGTGCCCCCGAGGCAAGCAGAGCAACACACAAACCCAAGTGACAGCCGCACACAGGCCCACACCGCAGCGGGCAGGTGGCGTTAGGTCCCCAGCACCTGCCACGCCTCCCCCCACAGGGCTGCCCTCTGAACAGCAGCTTCTGGAGGGAAAGTTTTGGTAAGAGGTCTACTGGAAGGCGCCCTGCGGGCAAAAGAAGGCTAAGCAAAGTTCTCATAAAGGCTTGTTTAAGACAAGAATGACTCAGAGCTGCGCTGACTGACCTACAGGCCGCTCAGCACTGCCAAGTGAAAAAGCAGAACCCACGTGCCCAATACCCAACTCCATTCGCGCAACACTGGAGTTGCATATGCGTGAGCCTAAGTGTGGGAGTCTGTGCTGGGCTTTCCCACAGCTCACCCCGGCCTGGACCCCTTCCCATGCAGGGCTGGCTGGAGAAGGGCCCCGCAGACGCCTTCCAGGCCCCCCGCCCTGTCCCACCAACCCTGGGGCCCCACGGAGGAGCCAGCAGCTCGTAGACGCTGGGTGCACCGGGGGCCTGGCACCTTGCGCCTCCCGCTGACCCGCCAGTGGGCCCCTGCCCAGTGCCCTAGTCCCGGGCACTCCCCACAGCGCCCAGCGCctgagcagggggcccagggaggTAGGTGGCGTGCAGCAGGGCAGGGCTCAGGGTCGACGCGGAGACCCTCATCGTCCAGCGTCCACACAGACTCTGCTCTCTGACCCACCCTCCCGGCACGGAACTGTCCACAGCTGAggacagccagccagccagctgcCAGTCGCCCAGCAGCCAGCCTACAGAAAAGGACGGGAAAGGGGCTGCGGGATGGCGTGCCAGGCAGAGAAGCGAAGCGCGGGAGACGGGGCTGGCCGGTGTGCCCATCAGAGGGGCGGCCCGTGCCCCGTGCCGCCGGGGACCTGACGAGCCCTCTGCGGTGAGCAGCCTTGCCTGCCCTCGCCTCTCAGGGCAGCTCTCGCCCCTGGGAGCAACCCCCCGGCCTGAGCCCCGGGCCAGCTGGCTGGGTCCCCACCGCCCTCACTGGGCAGCTGCGAGGCCCACGGGTGCGGGGAGCCGACACTCTTTATGTCCAACAGAAGGAGCCGTTTGTGCGTCGGCTCCGTCACTGATTTCCGAGCGCCCGCTCTGTGCCAGACCAGGACGGAGCCCCAGCTGAAACGTGCCCAGAGGCGAAGTGCGCCCGCAGAACAATCCCGGCCCTGTCCACGGTGCGGGGTGTCTGGGGCGTCCGGCCAGGCCCCCGCCTCCAGCCGCAGCTGGACTCACCGAGCGCACACCAGGCGTCCGCACAGCCAAGCCACAGAGCCGGCCGCCTGGGAGTGGGGGGGCTCTCCCGGGAAACGCGCCCTCGCGCACCCACCTCTCATCACTCACGGATCTAGGGAGCATCTGTCCTACATCGACAGTTCTCAGAACCAGAAGCCGAGGCacgctgagcctgtgtgcctgcaAACCACGCCCAGGTCACAGGAGAGCCAAGGACAGCGAGGGGCGGCTCCACGCAGGGCTCCACGCTCTCAAGCCACCAGCCTGCACTCGCCTCGACCCGGAGGCAGGCCCTGACCTCAGCGCCCCTCTCCCGTTGAGGCCCCGCTTCCACAGAACAGCCAACGCCGGCTACGAGCCACCCTGGAAACTAAGACGTGGTCTCGGGTGACAACTGCCTGCAAGGCTGCCTGTCACCCTGCAAACACCCAACTAGTTTGAAGTTGGCTCGGCAGCCTGACAGGGGGCGGCCACCTCTGCACTGACTCCACACCCAGCACGGGGGCAGCCCCGTGGGAGCCGGCGGGGGCGACGCTGGGCACCAGGGCAGGGCACCCCGACGGCACGGCCGCTCCCGGGGCTGGGGGTGAGAGGATCAGGGAGGCAGGCTGTGCGGACAGCACCCTGGGTGAGGGGGGCAGAGGGGCGCGTGCCCAGACACAGCCGCCACACGGGCTCCACCCCCGAGCCTGGCACCAGCGGGCCCCCGGCCTGACCCCGGCCCAGCGCGCCCTCACAGGCTGCCCCTCGGGGAGCAGGCCACGACGCCCGCTCCTCGCTCCCCAACAATCGTGCGTGCCCGCATCAACGCTCACGCTCACACGTGCACGCGCGAGGGGGCTGGGCACGATAAGGCAGAGGAGGGCAGGCGATAGCAGGGAGGTCTGGGCAGATGGTGCGCCGGGCTGTTTGAGCTCACTTTCTCCCTGCAACTcttctgtaagtttgaaattatCCCCAAGCAAAAGTttcttccctaaaaaaaaaaaaggctagtgAGGTGGGAAAGAACACTACGCTACCATCCGAGTTAGAGTGAAACCAAGTGGCCAACCCAGCGCTCTGGAGGCCCACGGGACCAGCTCCGCGTGGTGCGGGTCAGGGCTGAGCGCGGGCTccaagctggggtgggggtgcctgGCCAGCTCCAGGACAGACCCCACGGCGTCCAGCCAGTCTGTGAGCCACGGCGCACGGGCTCGGGACATACCCACCCGCCCCCTGGCCCCCAGCGCAGCTCTGCGGCATGCTGACCACGTGTCAGGGCCGCAGCGGCAGGCGGGAAAGGACCTGAACCAGCAGGCAGCCCCTCCCCGGGCCCAAACCCAGCCCTGCGGCTTCCCGCTGCAGCCTCAGGCCCATCGCTGGCCTCTCCTGGCAGGACAGCACGCGCGTGCCTCAGCTCACCCGGCAGGGAAAGTAGGAGTGGCAGAGGGGTCGCCCAGATGCAGCTGGGGCTAAAGCCACACAGGGTCTCCTTCCACAGCTGAGACGAGAAACAGTTTCTTGAGCGCGCCTAACCCCGCACTCCCAGAGGACCAGCTGCAGACAGAACCGAGTCACTGGGGTGTCCAAGTCAGAGGCCCCCAAAGGTCCCTCCAGCTCTGTCACCTCTGGCCAGAGGTCCCAGCCTTCCTGCCTCACCAGCCATCACTCCTGATGCACCGTCACAGCGGGGACCCAAGGGGAGGGGAGTTCTGGCGCTCAGATGGGAGACGGGCCGCAGACCCACCGGGAGAGCCTCGGCTGGCTCTGGGAGCAGGGGGCCCGAGGGGAGGGCGGTGGGGCTGCCGGGGAGAGGCCAGGCCTCGGGACCAAATCCTCCCCAGAGCTACCGGGGCCTCCAGCTCTATCCTGCGGCCCTCTCTGTAAGACGGAGCTAGCAGCAGGACCACCCCCACAGGGACCCCCCCGAGCGCCCTGGCACCCAGCGCGTCCTCAACCACCAAGACCACACGCGTTGCCCAAAGGCCTGGCTGGGCGCGCTCCTGCAGGCAGCTCTGTGAAAGGCCCAGCCTGCGCCCTGAGGGGCCCCGGGCGCTCCACCTGGCAGGGGCCCTCCAGGGAAGCAGGGGTGCCCCGTTTCCCCCTCCTCACTCCCCAGTGGGGGGTCTGAGCCAGGACTCCAGGCCCTGGGGGAAGACTCCACTTGCTGCTGAGCCGGAGTCAGGAAGCCAGCTGGAGCGCCACGTTTCTCAGGGCAACTCCAGACACCGACAGGGGTCACTGTGAAGGCCCGACCTGGGCAGCCACGGGCGCAAAGAGCAGCTCTGCTCCCTACCCAGTCGCTTCCCTGCCCCAGCTCGGGCCTGCTGCGGGCCACCGCTCCGCTTCCCACCTCTGCCGCAGCCGGCCGGGGAACCGATTTCCCCGCCCCTGCTTTCAGCTGGAGAGCACGCCCACGAAGAGGGCAGCTTCTCTTCAGGTGAGCATCCCTAGCGACGGGCAGGCCGGCCAAGATGCTTCCTGAACTGCTGCCGGCCGGCTGGCAGGATGTGTGGACAGACGGCAAAGCAAAGGGAGTGGGGACCTCGGTCACATCCCCCGCTGGACCCAGAGCCTCCCCGCCACCAAGGACACAGGCGCCGCGTGGCTCCGCCCCTCGGAGTCCAGCCACATAACAGAAGACCCAGGACTCGGAGGGGACGACTGGCGCCTCCCCACAGGTGTAGACATGTTTTCTGAAGAACGTAATAACAAGCACGCACAAACCCGTCGGCTCTGGCCTCTCGCAGCCCATACAGCACCCTCCTGCACAGGTGCCGGCTCCAGTTTCTCCCAAGACCACCCCGCAGCCAGTCACCCCGCCGCCCCAGAAGCATCACTGGCCCCTCCAACTCCAACTGAGTGAGGGGTGCCCTGGCTGCCGAGGGAACccgggggaggaggtggggcgcTCGGCGGCAGATGGCGAGGGGCAGCGAGGTGCAGCGCGCCCGGGCCGGGAGCCCGCTTGGGGCCTGCACCCAGCCGTGCTCCCCGACCTGCTGGGGACAAGCAGTCCCGACAGCACCCACGAAATGGGCCCCTTCCTCCACTAAACAGGGTCAAGAACCTCACTCTGCAACCGCGTCGATACAAAAACGAACGCATTTATGCGTGCGCGTTACAGCATCGGGCTCCTTCCCGCTGAGTttagaacccctgcaacccaccGGGGCACGGCGGGCCCCGGCCTTCTGCGCCGGACGGGAGCCCTGCGTTCGGGCTCTTGATTTCTCGCGGacagaggtggggggggggtgcacATCGGAAACAAGAGGTAAGGCTCGAGCGGGACCTTCTGCGGCCCGGACCCCAGCTCCCGACCCGGGCTCTCCTCGGAGGACGCCCGCCTCGGCGGCGCCTCACGCGTCCGAGGGACCCGGGCGGCCAGGGCTTCCAGGCGCCCGGGCCGAGCCCGCCGGCCGCCCCCCGGCGCGCACCTGGCCGCAGCGGCTCGGTGACCGTGAGCACCAGCAGGAAGAGCAGCAGGAACGCGCCGCTGTCCGCCTTGGGCACCATTTATCCTCCGTTCATCGTCCCCGGGGCGGCCGCGCAGGCCGGGCCGAGGGCtcgggccgggccggggccgggCCAGGCGAGGGCGCCGCGGGGAGAGGGCTCCGGGGGGCCGCGGGCGGGCGCGCGCTTTCGGCCGCCGCCTCGGGCTCCGACTCCGGCTCCGCGCAAGATGGCGGCCGTCCTGCTCGGCCCgcaccgccccgcccccgcccgcgccgccgccAGCCAATCAGCGCCGGGCGGAGGCGGGGCATGCGCATTCCGCCTGCGCAGTGACTGAGAGGGGCGCGGCCcaagggcggggcgggggcgggcccgCCGGGGCGGGACTACGGGGAGCCGCGGGCCCCATTGGCTGACCAGAGAAGGGCGGGGATCGGGGGCGGGGCCTCCTGGGGGCCTGCCGGAGCAGGAGCTGCGGAGGGGCGGGAGCGGCGCGGGGGCGCGGCTCCGAGGGAGCCCCCGGGCGGGGGCGGAGTTGGGAATCCCTGAGAAGGGCCCTTGCAAGAGTGCGTCCCAAAGTGGCGCTTTAAAGGCCGAACCGCTGCGGTGAGGGGAGAGGAGACCTGGAGAACCTCCGAGGTGGCCCCGGGAGGCGCTTCCGCAGGTGCCGCTTCACCGGCGCGTGCAACTGGAGTGCTGCATACCGACGAGCAAGCAGGCTCGAGGAGGGTCCCGCGCGGAGAGCCGACTGGGACGCCcggtcccctggaggggggcccCCTGCACAGTGGGGACCGAGCGGGGCCGGGGGGAGACGCTGGCTCAGCTGCCGCCACAGCAGGCTCTTCCGCACGGAGGGAAGCGTTGGCCGCGCACCTGTCACCGCGGGAGGGGACCCAGCAGATGGAGTACCAGCGAGGGAGGAGCAAGCCCTCCGAAGGACAGACCACCGGCCACCACGCGCAGCAGGCCCGGCCTGGGCGTCAGGGTGGTTAGAGGGTGAAGATGGGAGcggagaaaagagggaggggagaggcggGGATGGGCGGTGCACCCAGACCGTCAGCAGCTGGCTCCCCAGGAGCAGTCACCCCAAGCCCCTCAGGGCATGATCCTCCTGAGCACCCCAGGATCCCAGCCTGGGACATTCAGGGTCATCTGAGAGAGGCACCGGACTGACCCCAAGGCTCTGCCAGGCCTGCCTGCTCCTGCCCTCCCGCACCATCCCGCCCTCCCCTACAGCAAGGCCCAGAGCAGAGAGGACCCACTCCTGGCAGGAAGCGTGGTTCCCATTCAACACTGCCCTGTTTGCCTGTCCTCAGAGGGCATTTCCGGGAGCAGCTGCTGCTCTCAGAGGAGTCCAGACCcaccttctcccccacccccagacctgCCCTTGGAGCCCAGCCAGGGCTACGACAGGGCAGGCCCCCGGGAGGGGCCTCACAGCCAAGGGCAGAGACCCGGTCAGCTGTCCCCAGCAGAGCTGGCCAGAGAAGGTTCAGAGGAGAGCAGCACGGGGCAGTGAAAAGTCCAACCAGACCACGCAGCAGGAAGGCGGAGGGGACccttcctgccccagccccctTCTCAGTCCACCTGCCTGTGTGGACACCGCGGAGGATTTCCAGGGCCACAGGGAGCAGGAGGAGGTCAGGGAGGTTTTCTCCAGCCCCTTTCCTGGGGCAGATGACCTAGGTCACCGCCTTGGTCAAGGTGGCCCTCCGGGCACCACTGTCCCCGGGTTCCAGAAACGACCGTCCCTTCATCCAAGGGCCCATCACCCACTCGGGGTTCTGGACACGGCTccatgtgggggtggggagatcaTCCTCTTGTTAAACCCTCGCAGGCAGTCCTCACTTGAGCGTCTCCCGTTTGCTGCTGAGACCTAGATGGTTGGGACGGTTGCCCGGACTTCCAGGGATGCCCTGGGGTGCAGGAAGTCAGCCCAtcgcccccctgcccccagcagcccccctgccccagcagcccccctgcccccagcagtcCTGGCTCTGGTGTGGAGGCTTGGGCGAGCCGACACAAGCCGACGCAGTCCCCGCGGCCCCTCCTACCTCGGCCCCCGCGCTCCGCGGGCGTCCGTCTGCTGCAGGGTTCCAAGGTCGAGCGGCTCAGGCTGGAGACCCATTCCGCAGGGCACTTCTTCTTTATGACTTCACCCACTGAAGTCACCCGGGAAACAGTGCCGAACGTTCCACCCCAGAGTCTTGGCCTCTAGGAGGCAGGGACGGGAGGCCCGGGCATCCCAGAGGACTCTGCCCACAGTGTAGATGAGGACGCGCTGGCTCATGTCCCGCAGGGATGTAGAGGGCAGCCTCAGGGGCACTGGGCGCTCCCGGCACCATGGATGACGCTGCCGTCCTCAAGCGACGAGGCTACATCATGGGGATCAATTTGGGAGAGGGCTCCTATGCCAAGGTCAAGTCCGCCTACTCCGAGCGCCTCAAGTTCAACGTGGCGGTCAAGATCATCGACCGCAGGAGAGCCCCCACCGACTTCCTGGAGAAGTTCCTGCCCCGGGAGATCGAGATCCTGGCCATGCTCAACCACCGCTCCATCATCAAGACCTACGAGATCTTCGAGACGTCCGACGGCAAGGTCTACATCGTGATGGAGCTCGGCGTGCAGGGCGACCTCCTCGAGTTCATCAAGACCCGCGGGGCCCTGCAGGAGGACGATGCGCGCAAGAAGTTCCACCAGCTGTCCTCGGCCGTCAAGTACTGCCACGACCTGGACGTCGTCCACCGCGACCTCAAGTGCGAGAACCTCCTCCTCGACAAGGACTTCAACATCAAGCTGTCCGACTTCGGATTCTCCAAGCGCTGCCTGCGGGACGACAGTGGCCGGCTGACGCTGAGCAAGACCTTCTGCGGGTCGGCGGCGTACGCGGCCCCCGAGGTGCTGCAGGGCATCCCCTACCAGCCCAAGGTGTACGACATCTGGAGCCTGGGCGTGATCCTCTACATCATGGTCTGCGGCTCCATGCCGTACGACGACTCCAACATCAAGAAGATGCTGCGCGTCCAGAAGGAGCACCGCGTCAACTTCCCGCGCTCCAAGCACCTGACGGGCGAGTGCAAGGACCTCATCTACCGCATGCTGCAGCCGGACGTCACCCGGCGCCTGCACATCGACGAGGTCCTCAGCCACTGCTGGGTGCAGCCCAAGGCCCGGGGCCTGTCCTCCGCAGCCGTCAACAAGGAGGGCGAGGGCTCCCGGGCCGCCGAGCCCCCGTGGACCCCCGAACCCAGCTCCGACAAGAAGTCCGCCACCAAGCTGGAGCCCCGGGAAGAGGCACGGCCGGAGCCCCGGACTGAGCCCAGCCCCGAGGAGGAGACTGCGACGGTGCAGGTGTCCCAGCAGTCAGAGGCCGTGGGTCTGCCCAGCGAGCAACCCAGCAAGACCGAGGAGGGGGCGCCCCCGCAGCCTTCAGAGACACATGCCTAGCCCACCTGTTGCGGCCCAGGCGGCCGGCAGGGAATGAGGCCGAGCTCAGGGCCCCGAGCCCGAGCTCCAGAGAGGCCGCGGGACCAGCCGAGAAGGAAGAGGGTCCCAGATGTGCCGCTATTTTCGTCAGTTTCTTCCCCTCCCTTTGAATTTGGTAACTCACGTGGCTAAAGAAGCAATAAATCACTATATTATTGCAGCCCCCGAGGTCGCTGTGTGTGCCCTGCTGGCTTCGGTCACCCGGGGAGAGGACCCTGCACCCCCGTGGCCCCCTCCGTGGGCCACACCGCACTTCACCTCCCGCCGGGGAAAGAGCCCCATGTATCCAGCGCTGACGATGGACTCAGGCCCTGGACTGGGGACAGCCGAGTGAGGAAGAAACTGCTTCAAACGCGGGGCCCACAAGTGCcaagctgggcagggaggcggcgCGGCGGCTGCAGGCCGGGAGGTCGGGGTGGGCATTCGGGGCCCTCAACCACCCCCGAGGCTGCCTGCCTGTGGGGGCCTCCCTCggggcccctcccctcctcctggcctGGCTCCAGGGTCTGCCCCACACCCAGCCAGCACCCCGCTCCCCGCAGCGCCCGGAGCATCCCCGCCGGGCCCACCCCGAGGCCTGCGTGTCCCCCAGTCATTGAGCAGGGCCTCCTGCTCCTCTCTGGTCCCAGCTAGCTGTCCCGGGGCGACGCTCCCGCCAGCGTGGGTGAGCGGGTGCTGGCAAGCAGGAGTAGCAGGCCTCCTCTCACGCGTGGCCGGGGTGTCCACGGGGGGAGCAGGCCTGCAGGGGCACCGCTGGCCACGGGAGGCCCCACCCACCAAGCGGCCCTCACCTGGCTGCGTGCGGCCGCCACTTCCTCTTCCGATCTGCCTGTGCCCGGACACGCATGCACCTGTGGGTCTGACACGCCAAGGAAATGGGGCCTGCAGACAcggcccctcctcctgcccctgccgGCGTCCGGAagggccctgcccccacccagccccttcAGAGCTACAGCCACGCACCCCTGGGCGTCACAGTGTGGCCACCGCCTGGACCCCATCCCCGTGTTTCTGTCACCTCCCACGGTAGCCGAGGCCCCCCTCCTGCACCCAGTCCGGCTCTGCTGCCTGCAGCAAGGATCTCCACGCCTGGCCCCTAAAGTCCTCCTAGGTCTGGCCTCCTCCTGGCTGCCCGGCAGCTCGCCGTGGACCCCAGCCCTGCTGGTGGACCGGTCCCTgagcccctgcccacctctccagGCTCCGCTGAGGGGCCGCAGCCTCCACACACGAAGCCTCTGGCGGCCACTGCCcggacaggcaggcgagggcccAAGATGGAGCAGTCCTGGGGGTGGGGTCACAAGCCTGCACCGTGGGGGAGCGGGATTCCAGGGTGCACAGGGCCAGCGCGGATGCATTCGCCCCAGGAGGCTTGCAAACTCCCCCTCGGGTCAGCAGTGATCATGGGGGCCTGGGGGCAAGGCTGCGGGGAGGGGCCTCGGGAAGGAGCAAAAGCTGTGTGTTTCCCAGGCGGGGGCACAGGTCAGAGGGGGCGGGTGGCCACCTGAACCCACCCAGCGCGGAGCAGGCCCCACTGCGAGGCCTTCCCGAGGTGGCCTGGGGCACGGTCGATCCTTTGAGCCGCCCCACTGCCCCAGACAGGCTCAGCCCCCGCAGCGATCCCCGGGACCCTCGGTGGGGCCTCTGGGCCAGCCGTGCGCCTCCCGCCCCGCACGCTCTCACCACCTGGCCCTGCAGACCCTCAGTGGCACCTCTGTCCCCATCCTCCACGGGGTCTGACCTCAGCCCTCAGCCTCCGCGAGTCCACAGCTGTGTGTGCCCGCCACGGCCCAGCCACAGGGCACTCACACCCTGGGTGATGCTGAGCCACCTTGGGCCCTGGGAAGGCAGGGCCCACTCCGGTCACCCGGGGCCTGAGGCCAACCCTCAAAGCTCCAAGGGCAGCGTCCCAGAGCCTGCGGTCTGGCACTCATAGGCCTGCAGCCAGGAGCACCCTGAAGCCCGTCCAGTCTGACCCCGCCCCGGGGGCTCCGGCAGTCCAGCACGCACGTTCTGGGCAGGGCCCCTGCGGCTCGCCCGAGTCTGCAGGCCTGACGTCCCTGGAGAACCAGAGGCCACAGCGTCCTGGGCGAGGGAGGGCGTGGGGAGCAGGCACCGCAGCAAAGGGCAACCCCAACAGAGTCCTGGGGGCGAGGGAGACAGGCAGGGAGGGCGCCTGGCCTGGGGGGCCTCGCGGCTGGCCCCTCTATAGTTCCACTGGTTCCTACCGAAGCCCCCAGGAGACTGCAGGCATCGGGCAGGTCCCTGCCGCTGGCCTCGGGGCCCGGCTGCCCTGCCCGGGGCCTTCCGCATGGACCTCCTGCAGGGAGCTCTGTGCGCCCGCCCGGGCGTGTGTGCGTGCTCCCCTCCCAGCAGCTGGCGAGCCCCGCTGAACCCCGGCACGGGGCTTCTGGGTCACCGCCACCCACCCAGACACAGGACGCCCCCTCCTCCGAGCACCCGTCCTGGAGACAGGCCGCGAGGGCGCGTGAACACGACTTGCGCCCACAGGGGCCTCGGCGCCCGGGCAAGAACAGAGCAGGCGGACGCCGTTTCCAGATGCAGAGACAGTCTAAGGCGCGAAGGTGGCACGCCTGCCCAGGATCCCGGTGCTCACAGAGGCCCAAGTGACGGAATTCAGGgcgccctccccagcccccagcccccgcctCGGGCCCCGCCCACTGTGTGCACGCCCCACCGGCCTGCCCCCGCCAGCCGCCTGTTGCCCGGTCACAGGCTCTGGCCGCCCTTGGCTACGTGCTCCCGCAGGACCTGTCTTAAAGCGGGGCTCGGTCCCAGCGGCTCCtgcagcccccgccccccgcccctctcCTCCACGTCCCGACCCCCGCCCCTCTCCTCCACGTCCCGACCCCGGTGCCGGGGCCCATCCATTCCCACAACGCCCACCTCCCCCAGGCCCTTCCCTGCCTGCACCTCAACTCTTCTTGCCCTCGGAacgccagcccaccagggctCCAGGCCACGGGGCTGGGCACTCACAGAGTCCGAGCTGCCCTCCACCCTAGCCAGCCACCTTCGTCCCCCGGGATCCAGGCGGCCCCTCCCAGGCC
This window harbors:
- the TSSK1B gene encoding testis-specific serine/threonine-protein kinase 1; this translates as MDDAAVLKRRGYIMGINLGEGSYAKVKSAYSERLKFNVAVKIIDRRRAPTDFLEKFLPREIEILAMLNHRSIIKTYEIFETSDGKVYIVMELGVQGDLLEFIKTRGALQEDDARKKFHQLSSAVKYCHDLDVVHRDLKCENLLLDKDFNIKLSDFGFSKRCLRDDSGRLTLSKTFCGSAAYAAPEVLQGIPYQPKVYDIWSLGVILYIMVCGSMPYDDSNIKKMLRVQKEHRVNFPRSKHLTGECKDLIYRMLQPDVTRRLHIDEVLSHCWVQPKARGLSSAAVNKEGEGSRAAEPPWTPEPSSDKKSATKLEPREEARPEPRTEPSPEEETATVQVSQQSEAVGLPSEQPSKTEEGAPPQPSETHA